A stretch of Miscanthus floridulus cultivar M001 chromosome 13, ASM1932011v1, whole genome shotgun sequence DNA encodes these proteins:
- the LOC136501736 gene encoding uncharacterized protein isoform X4, producing the protein MDFQYKGVDLTTVVDCCLYGLHLHHSFHGTTGFVWPAHSSNYWICDGIMQQGEREREISNALHPEIIFECDASVLDAVFKKFNDDPKTPFLVVKDGDDDIYEEEDGDDDIYEERPNYYRWISISLKNKKVHEGMQNILERASSIFLALETKDRPYRLPNTLFKQCNKLGVLVLSGCAFSFVSPPFLHCNKLRFLGLDNCTHQNNNTGSEPEGRDCITKWAFLQSLWVLDLRYTDWGDILSEEKIGLMANITELNIEGARCWQYTGQLLEKRLPYLQRLRIIKPTHQEESTSLDINNSFVGNKQLEILDLSGNSDMKSLPTSLSEASKLQVLVLDGCDGLENVVLHNSLLRSFSFDGYGPASHWTSTGKLPPMSSRPNGPSAVDNMKDVRACKISLEGCTLLEDLFLRGLPNLEELDLSGCAIKVLDFGAMVVDVPRLKRLFLVGCENLRAIKWGSDEQLELIYIDTRPVNGRTLGCARLPSLGAQQKYFRLHAIFADARLARSLWTLISLSHYNACYFNINITSSATCMETIQPEATTDKEKVTGSIDDKRHYDIAARDIYCDIFTKVGNSPTPMQAFPQGPAGQLDRHIEIGDGSRSVQSEVEADPFGSNLASLMGGYTESLHVHDVSTCSNTMPRSNWYSLRWCRVERCPSLHAVFPPGSEDWNGTLETIWVSDLLMARCVWSKGDIHIVHCGQLRHVFVPGDADEKHRHTSVEFPKLTTIHLHDLPALRQICEAAEMLAPALETIRIRECWSLRRLPALKGRNEPGKRRPTVEIEKDVWDALEWDAGHHPSLYEAQVHSRSYKRRVLRSTVLR; encoded by the exons ATGGACTTTCAGTACAAG GGTGTGGACTTGACAACGGTGGTAGATTGTTGTCTCTATGGGCTGCATCTACACCACAGTTTTCATGGCACCACTGGATTTGTTTGGCCAGCTCATTCTTCCAACTACTGGATATGTGATGGGATCATGCAACAAGGGGAAAGAGAACGGGAGATCAGCAATGCATTGCATCCAGAAATAATCTTCGAGTGTGATGCCTCTGTGCTTGATGCTGTGTTTAAAAAGTTCAACGATGACCCGAAGACTCCTTTTCTCGTAGTTAAGGATGGTGACGATGATATCTATGAGGAGGAGGATGGTGACGATGATATCTATGAGGAGAGGCCTAATTATTATCGTTGGATTTCTATCTCCTTGAAGAATAAGAAAGTACATGAGGGTATGCAAAATATACTTGAAAGGGCATCGTCAATCTTCCTAGCACTTGAAACAAAGGATAGACCATATAGATTGCCAAATACCTTGTTTAAACAGTGCAACAAACTTGGTGTGCTGGTTCTCTCCGGTTGTGCCTTCAGTTTTGTATCCCCTCCTTTCCTCCACTGCAATAAATTAAGATTTCTTGGGCTGGACAACTGCACACATCAGAATAATAATACAGGTAGTGAACCTGAAGGACGGGACTGTATCACCAAGTGGGCATTTCTGCAAAGCCTGTGGGTGCTTGACCTGCGTTACACAGACTGGGGTGATATCTTATCTGAGGAAAAGATAGGTCTTATGGCTAATATCACAGAACTAAATATAGAAGGAGCTAGGTGCTGGCAGTATACGGGTCAATTATTAGAGAAAAGGTTACCTTACCTTCAAAGACTTCGGATAATCAAACCTACACATCAGGAAGAGTCGACATCCTTGGACATCAACAACTCATTTGTGGGTAACAAACAGCTAGAAATACTTGATTTGTCTGGTAACAGTGACATGAAAAGCCTACCGACAAGCCTATCAGAGGCAAGCAAACTTCAAGTACTTGTTCTAGATGGTTGTGATGGGCTTGAGAATGTTGTGCTGCACAACTCCTTGCTAAGGTCATTCAGTTTTGATGGCTATGGACCAGCATCCCATTGGACATCAACCGGCAAGCTACCTCCAATGAGTTCTCGTCCAAATGGTCCATCTGCTGTAGATAATATGAAGGATGTCAGAGCCTGCAAGATATCTCTAGAAGGTTGCACATTGTTGGAGGATTTGTTCTTGCGTGGGCTTCCCAACCTGGAGGAGCTGGACCTTTCAGGATGTGCGATCAAGGTACTTGACTTTGGAGCTATGGTGGTGGATGTCCCAAGGCTCAAGAGACTCTTCCTAGTAGGCTGTGAGAACCTTCGTGCAATAAAATGGGGCTCAGATGAGCAATTGGAGTTGATCTACATAGACACAAGGCCTGTCAATGGGAGGACACTTGGATGTGCTCGGCTGCCATCCCTTGGTGCCCAGCAGAAATACTTCCGGCTGCACGCAATCTTTGCAGATGCTAGGCTTGCTCGGTCCCTATGGACTCTTATATCTTTATCACATTACAATGCCTGTTATTTCAACATCAACATCACCTCTTCAGCTACATGCATGGAGACTATTCAACCTGAAGCAACAACAGACAAGGAGAAGGTGACTGGATCCATTGATGACAAACGACACTATGACATAGCTGCTAGAGACATATATTGTGACATCTTTACCAAGGTTGGTAATAGCCCAACCCCGATGCAGGCCTTCCCGCAAGGCCCAGCGGGACAATTGGATCGCCATATCGAGATTGGTGACGGAAGTCGTAGCGTGCAGAGTGAGGTGGAGGCAGATCCTTTTGGTTCTAATTTGGCTTCATTGATGGGAGGGTATACCGAATCCCTGCATGTGCATGATGTCTCGACCTGCAGCAATACTATGCCTAGAAGTAATTGGTATTCCCTCAGGTGGTGCCGTGTCGAGAGGTGCCCCAGCTTGCACGCCGTCTTTCCTCCGGGCTCAGAGGATTGGAATGGTACGCTGGAGACCATCTGGGTATCGGATCTCCTGATGGCTCGTTGTGTATGGAGCAAAGGTGACATCCACATCGTCCACTGCGGCCAACTCAGACACGTCTTCGTACCGGGTGATGCTGACGAGAAGCACCGGCATACAAGCGTCGAGTTCCCGAAGCTGACCACCATCCACCTGCACGACCTACCAGCGCTCCGGCAGATATGCGAGGCCGCCGAGATGCTGGCGCCCGCGCTGGAGACCATCAGGATCAGGGAATGCTGGAGCCTGCGCCGGCTGCCGGCCTTGAAGGGCCGCAACGAGCCAGGAAAGAGGAGGCCGACCGTGGAGATCGAGAAGGACGTGTGGGACGCGCTGGAGTGGGACGCTGGCCACCACCCTTCCCTGTACGAGGCGCAGGTGCACTCGCGCTCCTACAAGAGGCGCGTGCTCAGGAGCACCGTGCTCAG GTGA